A genomic stretch from Armatimonadota bacterium includes:
- the fabF gene encoding beta-ketoacyl-ACP synthase II: MRRRVAVTGLGVVSPIGVGHQEFWSALLEGRSGVDLITAFDASGYATRIAAEVRGFDALAFMDRKEARRNDRFVQFAYSAGRMALDDAGYVITPANATRIGVLIGSGIGGATTWEEQHRQLLLKGPERVSPFFVPMIISNMASGVTSILTGAKGPSSCVVTACATGGNAIGDAARMIERGDVDAMLAGGSEAAITPLAMAGFCSMRAMSTRNDEPGRASRPFDAGRDGFVIGEGAGVVLLEATEHAEARGVQIYGEVIGYGATADAFHITQPDPEGDGAFRSMAAALSDAGVAPEEVDYINAHGTSTPYNDRLETLAIKRLFGAHAHRLAVSSTKSMIGHLMGAAGGVEFIACALALRHQTMPPTINYEVPDPECDLDYVPNVARPGRLRTVISNAFGFGGHNATLVLRANHA, from the coding sequence GTGCGAAGGCGGGTTGCGGTCACCGGGTTGGGCGTGGTGAGCCCGATCGGCGTGGGCCATCAGGAGTTCTGGTCTGCGCTGCTCGAGGGACGGTCGGGGGTGGATCTGATCACCGCTTTCGATGCCTCGGGGTACGCGACGCGGATCGCGGCCGAAGTGCGCGGTTTCGATGCCCTGGCGTTCATGGACCGCAAGGAGGCGCGGCGCAACGACCGATTCGTGCAGTTTGCCTACTCCGCCGGGCGAATGGCGCTCGACGACGCCGGCTACGTCATAACGCCGGCCAACGCGACACGGATCGGCGTGCTGATCGGATCGGGAATCGGAGGCGCCACGACGTGGGAAGAGCAGCACCGGCAGCTGCTCCTGAAGGGACCCGAGCGGGTCTCGCCGTTCTTCGTTCCGATGATCATCTCGAACATGGCCAGCGGGGTAACCTCGATTCTCACGGGGGCCAAGGGGCCGAGTTCCTGCGTTGTGACGGCGTGCGCCACCGGCGGCAACGCGATCGGTGACGCAGCGCGGATGATCGAGCGCGGCGACGTGGACGCTATGCTGGCAGGAGGTTCGGAGGCCGCCATCACGCCGCTGGCGATGGCCGGGTTCTGCTCGATGAGGGCGATGTCCACGCGCAACGACGAGCCCGGCCGGGCATCACGCCCGTTCGACGCGGGTCGAGACGGCTTCGTGATAGGCGAGGGGGCAGGCGTGGTTCTCCTGGAAGCGACGGAGCACGCCGAGGCGCGCGGGGTTCAGATCTACGGAGAGGTGATCGGCTACGGCGCCACGGCCGACGCCTTCCACATTACGCAGCCCGACCCCGAAGGCGACGGCGCGTTTCGGAGCATGGCCGCGGCCCTCTCCGATGCCGGGGTCGCACCGGAGGAGGTTGACTACATCAACGCGCACGGCACCAGCACGCCGTACAACGATCGGCTCGAGACGCTGGCGATCAAACGTCTTTTCGGCGCGCACGCGCACCGGCTCGCCGTCAGCTCGACGAAGTCCATGATTGGGCACCTAATGGGGGCGGCGGGCGGCGTGGAGTTCATCGCCTGCGCGTTGGCGCTGCGCCACCAGACGATGCCGCCTACGATCAACTATGAGGTTCCTGATCCTGAGTGCGACCTCGATTACGTCCCGAACGTGGCCCGCCCAGGACGGCTGCGCACGGTGATTTCCAACGCGTTCGGATTCGGGGGCCACAATGCCACACTCGTGTTGAGGGCAAACCATGCGTAG
- the fabG gene encoding 3-oxoacyl-[acyl-carrier-protein] reductase produces MGRLDGKVAVVTGASGGIGSRVAVALAREGAALVVHYGRNREAALAVVGEIEAAGGRALAVGADLSRPEEAAGVIAAALEEFGRLDILVNNAGIVRDGLVLRMRDEDWQAVLDTNLSGTFYCIRAALREFLRQRRGRIINITSTAGQGGNAGQANYVAAKAGIIGLTRAVAREVGARGITANAVAPGYIAAGMTEGLAPETVERYLAQIPLGRAGAADDVAAAVVFLASDEAGYVTGQVLNVDGGMIMH; encoded by the coding sequence ATGGGTCGGCTCGACGGCAAGGTCGCGGTGGTCACCGGCGCCTCGGGTGGGATCGGCAGCCGCGTCGCGGTGGCGCTGGCCCGGGAAGGCGCGGCCCTGGTCGTCCACTACGGCCGAAACCGCGAGGCGGCCCTGGCCGTTGTCGGGGAAATCGAGGCAGCCGGAGGACGGGCCCTAGCGGTCGGCGCCGACCTCTCCAGACCCGAGGAGGCGGCCGGTGTGATCGCCGCGGCCCTAGAGGAATTCGGCCGGCTGGATATCCTGGTGAACAACGCGGGGATCGTGCGCGACGGGCTCGTGCTGAGGATGCGTGATGAAGATTGGCAGGCCGTCCTGGACACCAACCTCAGCGGGACATTCTACTGTATCAGGGCCGCACTGCGCGAGTTCCTGCGTCAAAGGCGCGGGCGGATCATAAACATCACCTCGACCGCCGGGCAGGGAGGCAACGCCGGGCAGGCGAACTATGTGGCCGCCAAGGCAGGGATCATCGGCCTTACGCGGGCGGTAGCGCGCGAGGTCGGGGCGCGCGGGATCACCGCAAACGCGGTGGCCCCGGGCTACATCGCGGCGGGCATGACCGAGGGTCTGGCACCCGAGACCGTCGAGCGCTACCTGGCGCAGATACCGTTGGGGCGGGCCGGCGCAGCGGATGATGTCGCCGCGGCCGTGGTCTTCCTGGCGTCGGATGAAGCCGGGTATGTTACCGGGCAGGTCCTGAACGTGGACGGCGGAATGATCATGCACTGA
- a CDS encoding acyl carrier protein, with amino-acid sequence MATVFERVRAKVASQLNVEEDKISPESSFIEDLGADSLDVVELVMALEDEFEIVIPDDQSEKIVTVGDAVAFIERQAKEPAQ; translated from the coding sequence ATGGCAACGGTATTCGAACGGGTTAGGGCGAAGGTGGCCAGTCAACTCAACGTGGAAGAGGACAAGATCTCGCCGGAGTCTTCGTTCATTGAGGACCTGGGCGCGGACTCCCTCGATGTCGTCGAGCTCGTGATGGCGCTGGAGGATGAGTTCGAGATAGTGATTCCTGACGACCAGTCCGAGAAGATAGTGACCGTGGGCGACGCCGTGGCATTCATCGAGCGTCAAGCCAAAGAGCCGGCGCAATAG